A single Panthera tigris isolate Pti1 chromosome A3, P.tigris_Pti1_mat1.1, whole genome shotgun sequence DNA region contains:
- the CA3H20orf173 gene encoding uncharacterized protein C20orf173 homolog yields the protein MKHLWQIFVLWGFWVLILWLMAPCLDPKPESAPQGKLLVLVLGHCNCPWFKFRKSGCPSETLNSFLCYHRVGEWGWYAECYGKMMEYLKRATESRTPHAVLWWLGMNSASGFGKMWKKVFKGILRLSVSHFHFYCGTCTLVGNSKILRASGLGNNINQWTLAFGMNQGPVQSLEKVGNKTIGCFIYPGNASSQGSWRQLLLLLLLLLLLLLLLKLSGLAWTSDAPSEEDACFGFGSENQRKGCNDC from the exons ATGAAGCACTTGTGGCAGATTTTTGTCCTGTGGGGCTTCTGGGTGCTCATCTTGTGGCTGATGGCCCCCTGCCTGGATCCAAAACCTGAATCGGCACCCCAGGGAAAACTGCTGGTCTTGGTACTGGGGCATTGCAACTGCCCTTGGTTCAAATTCAGGAAGAGTGGCTGCCCATCTGAAACACTAAACTCCTTCCTCTGCTACCACAGAGTTGGAGAATGGGGCTGGTATGCTGAATGCTATGGGAAGATGATGGAGTACCTGAAGAGGGCAACAGAGTCCAGGACTCCTCATGCTGTGCTCTGGTGGCTG GGCATGAACTCAGCAAGTGGTTTTGGCAAAATGTGGAAAAAGGTGTTCAAGGGGATTCTCAGACTCTCAGTGAGCCATTTCCATTTCTACTGTGGGACTTGTACTTTGGTGGGGAACTCCAAGATCCTGCGGGCCTCCGGCCTTGGCAACAATATCAACCAGTGGACCCTAGCCTTCGG GATGAACCAGGGCCCCGTCCAGAGCCTTGAAAAGGTGGGGAACAAAACTATAGGATGCTTCATCTATCCTGGGAATGCCAGCAGCCAGGGCTCTTGGagacagctgctgctgctgctgctgctgctgctgctgctgctgctgctgctgaagcTTTCTGGTCTGGCGTGGACTTCAGATGCTCCAAGTGAGGAG gatgcctgctttggatttggatcagaaaatcaaagaaagggGTGCAATGACTGTTAA